One genomic window of Magnolia sinica isolate HGM2019 chromosome 3, MsV1, whole genome shotgun sequence includes the following:
- the LOC131241237 gene encoding spermine synthase — protein MAGDDAGKCLDGQTIPMGTENSENGPEARVIPPCCLKAMASAPELEAKCHMTVVSGWFSEPQSCSDGARKVLYYNNPMWPGEAHSLKVENILYKGKSEYQEILVFESSTYGKVLVLDGIVQLTEKDECAYQEMIAHLPLCSIPSPKTVLVVGGGDGGVLREISRHSSVEIIDICEIDKLVIDVSKKYFPDLYVGFEDPRVRLHVGDAAEFLRNAPEGMYDAIIVDSSDPVGPAQELVEKPFFETTARALRPGGVLCSMAESMWLHTHLIQDMLCICRETFKGSVHYAWASVPTYPSGVIGFLVCSTDGPPVDFLNPINPIEKLDGALKFKRELRFYNSEIHAAAFALPSFAKRELSALNDQ, from the exons ATGGCGGGAGACGATGcaggaaaatgtttggatggtcagACGATTCCGATGGGGACGGAGAATAGTGAGAATGGCCCAGAAGCTAGGGTTATTCCTCCCTGTTGCCTGAAGGCAATGGCTTCTGCACCTGAGCTTGAGGCGAAATGCCACATGACCGTTGTTTCTGGGTGGTTCTCAGAACCTCAGTCATGCTCTG ATGGAGCCCGCAAGGTCCTTTACTACAACAACCCCATGTGGCCTG GAGAGGCGCATTCTCTGAAGGTGGAGAACATTTTATACAAGGGAAAGTCAGAGTACCAAGAGATTTTAGTTTTTGAG TCTTCGACATATGGGAAAGTGCTTGTGCTTGATGGGATTGTTCAATTGACTGAGAAAGATGAATGTGCCTACCAAGAGATGATTGCCCATCTTCCCCTCTGTTCAATTCCATCCCCGAAAACT GTTCTTGTTGTAGGAGGCGGTGACGGTGGTGTTCTTAGGGAAATCTCTCGTCATAGCTCTGTAGAGATCATTGATATCTGTGAAATAGATAAATTGGTCATAGAT GTGAGTAAGAAGTATTTTCCAGATTTATATGTTGGGTTTGAGGATCCTCGCGTGCGACTTCATGTTGGTGATG CGGCTGAGTTTCTACGAAATGCACCTGAGGGGATGTATGATGCAATTATTGTGGATTCATCTGATCCAGTGG gtccAGCTCAAGAACTGGTTGAGAAGCCATTCTTTGAGACAACTGCAAGGGCATTAAGACCAGGTGGTGTTCTTTGCAGTATGGCGGAAAGTATGTGGCTCCATACACATCTTATTCAAGATATGCTTTGTATTTGCCGTGAAACATTCAAGGGCTCTGTCCACTATGCTTGGGCAAGTGTTCCTACATATCCGAG TGGTGTCATTGGCTTTTTGGTATGCTCGACGGATGGGCCCCCTGTTGATTTTTTGAATCCTATAAATCCTATTGAAAAGCTAGACGGAGCACTTAAATTCAAGAGGGAACTCAGATTCTACAATTCAGAG ATCCATGCGGCTGCCTTTGCTTTGCCATCTTTTGCAAAGAGAGAGCTGAGTGCATTGAATGATCAGTAA